The proteins below are encoded in one region of Antennarius striatus isolate MH-2024 chromosome 7, ASM4005453v1, whole genome shotgun sequence:
- the atp1b1a gene encoding sodium/potassium-transporting ATPase subunit beta-1a, with amino-acid sequence MSGNKDSDGGWRTFVWNSQKKEFLGRTGCSWFKIILFYVIFYLCLAGIFVGTIQALLLTLSNYKPTYQDRVAPPGLSHTPRSEKSEIAFKMSDESTFKDYVKSMNKLLAMYDDELQLDQMKYEDCGDIPDAYRERGSLENNAGQRKACRFSRSLLGSCSGMIDPSYGFKEGKPCLIVKLNRIVNFRPRAPINNESLPGPIQGKLLPNMIPIHCSNKKDEDRNKIGEIKYFGISEGFPLQYYPYYGKVLHPQYLQPLVAIQFNVTLDQEIRIECKVYGENINYSDKDRYQGRFDVKLTVKS; translated from the exons ATGTCGGGGAATAAAGACAGCGACGGCGGATGGAGGACATTTGTGTGGAATTCACAGAAGAAAGAGTTTCTAGGACGAACAGGGTGCAGTTGGT TTAAAATCATCTTGTTCTACGTGATATTCTACCTGTGCTTGGCTGGGATTTTTGTCGGGACCATCCAAGCGCTGCTGCTCACATTAAGTAACTACAAACCTACCTATCAGGACAGAGTCGCCCCCCCAG gtctATCACACACTCCACGCTCAGAGAAATCAGAAATTGCCTTCAAGATGTCTGATGAATCGACATTTAAGGATTATGTCAAAAGCATGAATAAATTACTGGCGATGTACGATGATGAGCTTCAGCTAGATCAGATGAAATATGAAGACTGTGGAG ATATTCCTGACGCATACAGGGAACGTGGAAGTCTGGAGAATAATGCAGGACAGAGGAAAGCTTGCCGTTTCAGCAGATCTCTGCTTGGTAGCTGCTCTGGAATGATTGATCCATCTTATGGCTTCAAGGAAGGAAAGCCATGCCTTATTGTCAAGCTCAACAGGATCGTCAACTTCAGACCAAGG GCTCCCATCAACAACGAGTCACTCCCAGGGCCAATACAGGGCAAACTGCTACCCAACATGATCCCCATTCACTGCTCCAACAAG AAAGACGAGGACAGGAACAAGATCGGAGAGATCAAGTACTTTGGTATTAGCGAAGGCTTTCCCCTCCAGTACTACCCCTACTATGGCAAAGTGCTGCATCCCCAGTACCTGCAGCCTCTGGTGGCCATTCAGTTTAACGTTACCCTGGATCAGGAGATCCGCATCGAGTGCAAAGTATATGGAGAAAACATCAACTACAGCGATAAAGACCGCTACCAAGGACGTTTTGATGTTAAGTTGACAGTCAAGTCGTGA